From a region of the Apibacter sp. B3706 genome:
- a CDS encoding MBL fold metallo-hydrolase — protein sequence MKLYPIETGNFKLDGGAMFGIVPKSIWQKTHPADSNNMVDLAMRCLLIEDGKRLILIDTGIGNKQNKKFFGYYYLWGDFSLEKSLARYGFTCDDITDVFLTHLHLDHCGGAIKWNKSKSGYKPTFKNAIYWSNEDHWNWAVQPNLREKASFLKENILPIKESGQLQFISIPKDNFLKNSPLGFDIYFVNGHTDKQMLPVIIYEGKTIIYAADLLPTTGHIPISYIAGYDTRPLLTIPEKEQILNLAESQNYFFFFEHDAVHELCTVKKTEKGIRLDQTFSFLDIFGK from the coding sequence ATGAAATTATATCCGATTGAAACCGGAAATTTTAAACTCGATGGAGGCGCTATGTTCGGCATTGTACCTAAATCTATCTGGCAAAAAACACATCCTGCAGATTCTAATAATATGGTCGATTTAGCTATGAGATGTCTTCTTATAGAAGATGGCAAAAGACTAATATTAATTGATACGGGTATTGGAAACAAACAAAATAAAAAATTTTTTGGATATTATTATTTATGGGGCGATTTTTCTTTAGAAAAATCCTTAGCACGATATGGCTTTACCTGTGATGATATTACTGATGTTTTTCTTACTCATTTACATTTAGATCATTGCGGGGGAGCCATTAAATGGAATAAAAGTAAATCGGGTTATAAACCAACATTCAAAAATGCTATTTATTGGAGCAATGAAGATCATTGGAATTGGGCCGTCCAACCTAATTTAAGAGAAAAAGCTTCTTTTTTAAAAGAAAACATTCTTCCCATTAAAGAAAGTGGTCAATTACAATTTATATCCATTCCTAAAGATAATTTCCTGAAAAATTCACCTTTAGGCTTTGATATATATTTTGTTAATGGACATACAGATAAGCAAATGTTACCCGTAATAATTTATGAGGGAAAAACAATAATTTACGCTGCTGATTTGTTACCTACTACTGGACATATTCCAATTTCTTATATTGCGGGATATGATACCCGCCCCCTACTCACTATACCCGAAAAGGAACAAATTTTAAATCTTGCCGAATCTCAAAATTATTTTTTCTTTTTTGAACATGATGCCGTTCATGAATTGTGTACAGTTAAAAAAACAGAAAAAGGAATCAGGCTTGATCAAACGTTTAGCTTTCTGGATATTTTTGGAAAATAA
- a CDS encoding DUF456 domain-containing protein: MPDLIWIILIFILILIGIIGSVLPALPGTPIAFIGLLVYKLCPLGENLSWWWISFCAILTILGMVINYFMPILTVKKFGGSKYGAIGATIGTLIGFIVPYGFLYGPFLGAFVGELIYDFMNKRGALKASLGALLSYFLCMGVNIIICGIMMTIFIIHLTFTYFSVN, translated from the coding sequence ATGCCTGATTTAATTTGGATAATTTTAATATTTATTCTCATACTTATTGGAATTATAGGCTCCGTTTTACCTGCATTACCGGGAACACCTATAGCATTTATAGGTTTATTAGTTTATAAGTTATGCCCTCTTGGCGAAAATTTAAGTTGGTGGTGGATTTCTTTTTGTGCGATTTTAACCATATTAGGAATGGTCATTAACTATTTTATGCCTATTCTTACTGTTAAAAAATTTGGTGGTTCCAAATACGGCGCTATCGGGGCTACTATAGGAACATTGATAGGTTTTATCGTACCCTATGGTTTTCTGTACGGACCTTTTTTAGGAGCCTTCGTTGGAGAATTGATTTATGATTTTATGAATAAAAGAGGGGCTTTGAAAGCCTCTTTGGGTGCTTTACTTAGTTATTTTCTTTGTATGGGCGTTAATATAATTATATGCGGAATCATGATGACCATTTTTATTATCCATCTTACCTTTACTTATTTTAGCGTTAATTGA
- a CDS encoding mechanosensitive ion channel family protein, with product MNEATTLRQKNQNTIIDQLDRYISNHFPDEVVLITQIASKVLIILVIFLILDFLQRKVLLKIVLKIVPNTKNIWMNTFIEKNVFTSFFRLLPLGICYLLVPVIFYPHPQSFHILDLAFSIFLITFIAKFLISVINSYAQVKNRDRSYVTVGLNTFLELLKMLIIVLSSFIIISIVFDLTSSNIFTFIGATMAVIILVFKDPILGFVAGINISNSKQLKSGDYISISKYNLEGSIVDINLITTKILNKDKTVSTIPTYDLISTEVRNYDPMKTSHTRRIKRSIVFNSQSIEFLGKKEFEELKNSSLLKEYFTTITLDEGISHTNMGIFRKYVQAYLKKNLRISQKDTILIRLLDPTIYGIPLEVYCFTNTSDLNEYEEVQAEVFEHIISISSFFGLKTVSVIPS from the coding sequence ATGAATGAGGCAACTACATTAAGGCAAAAAAACCAAAATACGATAATCGATCAGTTGGATCGCTATATTTCGAATCATTTTCCCGATGAAGTGGTTTTAATCACTCAAATTGCAAGTAAAGTTTTAATAATACTGGTTATTTTTTTGATTTTAGATTTTTTACAGCGTAAAGTATTATTAAAAATTGTATTGAAAATTGTTCCGAATACAAAAAATATATGGATGAATACCTTTATTGAAAAAAATGTATTTACCAGTTTCTTTCGTCTCTTGCCTTTGGGGATATGCTATTTATTAGTGCCCGTTATTTTTTACCCTCATCCTCAGAGTTTCCATATTTTAGATTTAGCATTCAGTATATTTTTAATAACGTTTATTGCTAAATTTCTAATTAGTGTTATCAATTCTTATGCTCAAGTAAAAAATAGAGACAGAAGCTATGTTACCGTTGGATTAAATACGTTTTTGGAACTTCTTAAAATGTTAATTATAGTATTATCCAGCTTTATAATTATCTCAATTGTATTTGATTTAACAAGTTCTAATATTTTTACCTTTATAGGGGCTACCATGGCTGTTATAATTCTAGTATTCAAAGATCCTATATTAGGATTTGTGGCAGGAATTAATATTTCTAACTCCAAACAATTAAAATCGGGCGACTATATTTCTATCTCCAAATATAATTTAGAAGGAAGCATAGTGGACATTAATTTAATTACCACTAAAATTTTAAATAAAGACAAAACCGTGTCTACCATACCCACTTATGATTTAATATCCACAGAAGTTAGAAACTATGACCCCATGAAAACTTCGCATACTCGAAGAATAAAAAGGTCAATTGTTTTCAATAGCCAATCCATTGAATTTTTAGGAAAAAAAGAATTTGAAGAGCTGAAAAATAGTAGCCTTCTCAAAGAATATTTTACCACTATTACATTGGATGAAGGCATAAGTCATACAAATATGGGAATATTTAGAAAGTATGTACAAGCTTATCTTAAAAAAAACTTGCGCATATCTCAAAAAGATACAATTTTGATACGGCTGTTAGATCCGACGATTTACGGAATTCCTTTAGAGGTTTATTGTTTTACCAATACTTCTGATTTGAATGAATATGAAGAAGTTCAAGCAGAGGTCTTTGAGCATATCATTTCCATTTCATCTTTTTTCGGACTTAAAACTGTTTCGGTAATTCCTTCTTAA
- a CDS encoding TetR/AcrR family transcriptional regulator produces the protein MDVIKDQIINKSIELFTQIGVKVVTMDMISKDLCMSKKTIYEHFSSKEDLIKNTFSKCITAAIQELENKIKNCPNIIQQKFIILEDSSHFIFFKENQTLFQLKSFYPDIYTEMISLQNDSLKTLIKTNIILGIEEGLYRSKINKKLTVEYFYLIEKIIAIDDKLSEVNVNDNVVKKYFIELLIRSIATKKGCKELEKYISKN, from the coding sequence ATGGATGTAATTAAAGATCAAATTATTAATAAATCAATTGAGCTGTTTACTCAAATAGGAGTTAAAGTGGTCACCATGGACATGATCAGTAAAGATTTATGTATGTCCAAAAAAACTATCTATGAACATTTTTCCAGCAAAGAAGATTTAATAAAAAATACATTCAGTAAATGCATCACCGCTGCTATTCAAGAACTTGAAAATAAAATTAAAAATTGCCCGAATATCATTCAACAAAAATTTATTATTCTTGAAGACAGCAGCCATTTTATTTTTTTTAAAGAAAACCAAACCTTATTTCAACTAAAGAGTTTTTATCCGGATATATATACCGAAATGATTTCTTTACAAAACGATTCTTTAAAAACGTTAATTAAAACAAATATTATTTTAGGTATTGAGGAAGGATTATACAGATCTAAAATCAATAAAAAATTAACGGTTGAATATTTTTACCTGATTGAAAAGATTATAGCTATTGATGATAAACTTTCTGAAGTTAACGTAAATGATAACGTTGTGAAAAAATATTTTATAGAGTTATTAATACGTTCAATTGCTACCAAAAAAGGTTGTAAAGAACTTGAAAAATATATTTCTAAAAATTAA
- a CDS encoding TonB-dependent receptor: MNLKYKALDLFCFLSIMAPTAIGFAQNISPDSTQISEKEIDDVVVIGKGVIDVVKERETPIAVSIIKKQEIRDKGGNQEFPALMKNAPSIYVNDATGYGDSKMITRGFNQSNTAVLINGQPVNGMESGSVYWTNWTGLIDIANTIQVQRGLGSSKLAISSVGGTINIVTKATDKKAGSTARFLTGNDGFWRTTYEYNSGLQGKWGVSFSTSTWRGDGYNRGTKGYGQNYFLSIGFQPNEKHNFNFIIFGAPQNHDQNYYTKISDFKRYGYRYNVNQGWLHGKELLLRTNYYHKSVANLNWDWKINEKSTLSTVFYGSLGRGGGTGGYGSKYIETQNISTPQNPNTIPGSRNQENGTISWDAIFDYNSTHNSDGIGTGSDNFIIRSSVNNHQWYGLVSNFNHKFKKHFEFNVGIDGRAYTGTHFQQANNFLGLSGITDNISTNVNGTHTATKNYNINPWSSLFRNVSRGQRLSFDYDETIQYIGAFGQFEYVNPFMSAFIQGVISEQYNSRKDRFNYTPNHQKSKTLNNTGYNIKGGVNFKINENHNIFGNAGYYSRQPFQNNLFLNWKNDVNPLADNEEIIGFEIGYELHYNFLDLSINLYRTSWNNRVETISNESINQIENRSGIDELHQGIEVEFLAKPIRKLHFKGHLSLGNWKYNGNAHSTTYDSNNLSNILSEKDILLDDVKTSNAPQFSYGVGLVYKAFKNFTFDADLNRYEKLYSDFDVTRAATNTKIDLIELPDYFTLDMGASYTIYFDKASLRFRANVNNALNDVFMTYSKTNIKSGDKGAENVKFKGIDTANQVYFGNGRTWNFGVTYNF; this comes from the coding sequence ATGAATCTAAAGTATAAAGCATTAGATCTATTTTGCTTTTTAAGCATTATGGCTCCAACGGCTATTGGTTTTGCACAAAACATATCTCCGGATTCAACTCAAATTTCAGAAAAAGAAATTGACGATGTTGTAGTCATTGGAAAAGGAGTTATTGATGTTGTAAAAGAAAGAGAAACCCCTATTGCTGTCTCTATTATTAAAAAACAAGAAATCAGGGATAAAGGAGGAAATCAGGAATTTCCTGCACTTATGAAAAATGCACCTTCCATTTATGTTAATGATGCCACCGGATATGGGGATTCAAAAATGATTACAAGAGGATTTAATCAATCCAATACTGCTGTTTTGATAAATGGTCAGCCTGTTAATGGAATGGAAAGCGGAAGTGTGTATTGGACCAATTGGACCGGATTAATAGACATTGCCAACACCATCCAAGTACAAAGAGGTCTTGGGTCTTCTAAACTTGCTATATCTTCCGTTGGCGGCACCATAAATATTGTAACTAAAGCCACTGACAAAAAAGCCGGTTCAACGGCTCGATTTTTAACGGGAAATGACGGTTTTTGGAGAACTACCTATGAATACAACAGCGGTTTACAGGGAAAATGGGGAGTATCTTTTTCAACTTCTACGTGGAGAGGCGACGGGTACAACAGAGGAACTAAAGGTTATGGTCAAAATTACTTTTTATCAATTGGCTTTCAACCCAATGAAAAGCATAATTTCAATTTTATAATTTTTGGAGCACCTCAAAATCATGATCAAAATTATTATACAAAAATATCTGATTTTAAAAGATATGGTTACCGATATAATGTAAATCAAGGTTGGTTACACGGAAAAGAACTTTTATTACGAACCAATTACTATCATAAATCAGTAGCCAATTTAAATTGGGACTGGAAAATCAATGAAAAAAGTACTTTGTCTACCGTGTTCTACGGCTCTTTGGGAAGAGGTGGAGGAACCGGGGGATATGGCTCTAAATACATTGAAACTCAAAATATTTCGACTCCGCAAAATCCCAACACTATACCCGGAAGCAGAAATCAGGAAAATGGAACCATCAGTTGGGATGCAATTTTCGATTATAATTCTACACATAATAGCGATGGAATAGGAACAGGTAGTGATAATTTCATCATACGATCTTCGGTAAACAATCATCAATGGTACGGGCTGGTATCCAACTTTAATCATAAATTTAAAAAACATTTTGAATTTAATGTCGGAATTGATGGGAGAGCTTATACGGGTACTCATTTTCAACAAGCCAATAACTTTTTAGGATTATCCGGAATAACCGACAATATCTCAACCAATGTAAACGGTACCCATACTGCAACTAAAAACTATAATATTAATCCTTGGAGTTCCTTATTTAGAAATGTAAGTAGGGGGCAAAGGTTGAGTTTTGATTACGATGAAACCATTCAATATATTGGAGCATTCGGACAATTTGAATATGTTAATCCATTTATGAGCGCCTTTATACAAGGGGTAATTTCCGAACAATATAATTCCAGAAAAGATCGATTTAATTACACTCCCAACCATCAAAAATCTAAAACGCTAAATAATACCGGTTACAATATCAAAGGAGGAGTAAATTTTAAAATTAATGAAAATCACAATATTTTCGGAAATGCCGGATATTATTCCAGACAGCCTTTTCAGAATAATTTATTTTTAAATTGGAAAAATGATGTGAATCCGCTGGCTGATAATGAGGAAATTATTGGTTTTGAAATCGGATATGAACTTCACTATAACTTTTTGGATTTAAGTATAAATTTATACAGAACCAGTTGGAATAACAGAGTAGAAACTATTTCAAACGAAAGCATCAATCAAATTGAAAATCGATCAGGCATCGATGAACTCCATCAGGGTATAGAAGTGGAATTTCTTGCCAAGCCTATTAGAAAATTACATTTTAAAGGGCATTTATCTTTAGGCAATTGGAAATATAATGGTAATGCGCATTCTACAACGTACGATTCCAATAATTTGTCCAATATTTTAAGTGAAAAGGATATTTTATTGGATGATGTAAAAACTTCAAACGCTCCCCAATTCAGTTATGGAGTTGGTTTAGTGTATAAAGCATTTAAAAATTTCACTTTTGATGCTGACTTAAACAGATATGAAAAATTATATTCGGATTTTGATGTAACCCGGGCGGCTACAAATACAAAAATCGACTTAATTGAACTACCCGATTATTTTACGTTGGATATGGGAGCTTCATATACTATATATTTCGACAAAGCCTCATTACGTTTTAGAGCCAATGTCAACAATGCATTAAATGATGTATTTATGACCTATTCTAAAACCAATATAAAATCCGGTGATAAAGGAGCAGAAAACGTGAAATTTAAAGGAATCGATACCGCGAATCAGGTCTATTTCGGCAACGGAAGAACTTGGAATTTCGGTGTTACCTACAATTTTTAG
- a CDS encoding ComEC/Rec2 family competence protein, whose translation MNFSKNPYVYYFLALIMGIFLCDLIFIPILYILILLGLLLVLLGFIINKADYKGIFSILTLVSWSLLGMVVVDLNNSLLDDHYINYKENGKAQVLTVVLKEQNNSTKNFRKYTAEVTSIIYKNKQFQTKGSIMLFVDKQKYNSVLTLGNEYILKLTITDPTGALNPHQFDYSNYLKRNYILQTGRVDEIISESPHTSLIYSIKNFNQYLVKKIESSTLGEDSKEFLKAYLLGDRSEMKKESIDVYSKSGIMHLIAISGMHIALLFGIIFNLLTLMMKSGNRKTIIIISLLFVWFFGCLVGLTSSVFRSCLMITIYYCFELLKRTGSIYHSMSLSAFIILLCDPNEIYSVGFQLSYIAVFFIVWLSPILICHMKSKNKKINKWIVNPLAVTLAAQVGTLPFVLFYFHQFSLLSIPINILIIPYTFIITYSSIVELFLVFLPWEYQEYFSFIYDFLVKLLVDSTYYISSVEPLMLKNIPLSLWELFLISFSLIFLKNYLSGLKMNYLIPPLLCIILFQLSILYNDYHLSGKKNFIVFNHKNSLFGFRDGKKLLVVGDSTENWELVKRYIIDPYSIGERINEIQIILSKEDKIYKWKGKKIRILNKSSKDSKDSVDYLIVNNPLIECEIVSDGTIIITGNNNKHRRYNNNSSKCWYTSRQGAFISCL comes from the coding sequence ATGAATTTTTCAAAAAATCCTTATGTATATTATTTTTTGGCTTTGATAATGGGGATTTTTTTATGTGATCTCATTTTCATTCCGATTCTTTATATATTAATTTTATTGGGGTTACTTTTAGTGCTCTTAGGATTTATTATAAATAAAGCTGATTACAAAGGCATATTTTCAATTTTAACTTTAGTAAGCTGGAGTTTACTTGGAATGGTTGTGGTTGATTTAAATAATAGTCTATTAGATGATCACTATATAAATTATAAGGAAAATGGAAAAGCTCAAGTGCTAACAGTTGTATTAAAAGAGCAAAACAATTCAACTAAAAATTTCCGAAAATATACTGCAGAGGTTACAAGTATTATATATAAAAACAAACAGTTTCAAACCAAAGGATCAATTATGCTCTTTGTTGATAAACAAAAATATAATTCGGTTTTAACTCTAGGCAATGAATATATTTTGAAGCTTACAATTACTGATCCGACAGGGGCTTTGAATCCTCATCAATTTGATTATTCGAATTATCTAAAAAGAAATTATATTTTGCAGACGGGCAGAGTAGATGAAATTATTTCAGAATCGCCGCATACATCACTAATTTATTCGATTAAAAATTTTAATCAGTATTTAGTTAAAAAAATTGAAAGTTCAACATTAGGAGAAGATTCAAAAGAATTTTTAAAAGCATATTTATTGGGTGATCGGTCGGAAATGAAAAAAGAATCTATTGATGTTTATTCTAAATCCGGAATTATGCATTTAATAGCTATATCAGGAATGCATATTGCTCTGCTATTTGGTATTATTTTCAACCTATTAACCCTAATGATGAAAAGTGGAAACAGAAAAACCATCATTATCATTTCATTACTGTTTGTATGGTTTTTTGGCTGTTTGGTTGGACTTACCTCTTCTGTTTTCCGATCATGTTTAATGATAACGATTTATTATTGTTTTGAATTGTTGAAACGTACCGGTTCTATCTATCACAGTATGTCCTTATCTGCTTTCATTATTCTTTTATGCGATCCGAATGAAATATATTCCGTGGGTTTTCAATTAAGTTATATAGCCGTATTTTTTATTGTCTGGTTGTCCCCCATCTTGATTTGTCATATGAAAAGTAAGAATAAAAAAATTAATAAATGGATCGTAAATCCATTAGCGGTTACTTTAGCTGCACAGGTAGGAACGCTTCCTTTTGTATTATTTTATTTTCATCAATTTTCATTGTTATCGATTCCTATCAATATTTTAATAATACCTTATACATTTATAATTACTTATTCATCAATAGTAGAGTTATTTTTGGTTTTCTTACCGTGGGAGTATCAGGAATATTTTTCATTTATTTATGATTTTTTAGTTAAGCTTTTGGTAGATTCTACCTACTATATATCTTCGGTTGAACCACTAATGCTAAAAAATATTCCATTGAGTTTATGGGAATTGTTTTTGATCTCATTTTCTCTGATTTTTTTAAAAAATTATCTTTCAGGATTAAAAATGAACTATCTAATTCCGCCTTTATTATGCATAATTCTCTTTCAGTTGAGTATTTTATATAATGATTATCATTTATCCGGAAAGAAAAATTTTATAGTATTCAATCATAAAAATTCTTTATTTGGATTCAGGGATGGCAAGAAATTGCTAGTCGTAGGAGATTCAACTGAAAATTGGGAACTAGTAAAGCGATATATTATAGATCCTTACAGCATAGGAGAAAGAATCAATGAGATACAAATAATACTTTCTAAGGAAGATAAAATTTATAAATGGAAAGGTAAAAAAATTCGAATATTAAATAAATCTTCAAAAGATAGTAAGGATTCCGTTGATTATCTGATTGTAAATAATCCATTAATTGAATGTGAAATAGTTTCAGACGGTACAATTATAATTACAGGAAACAATAATAAGCATAGGCGTTACAACAATAATTCTTCAAAATGTTGGTATACCTCAAGGCAAGGTGCTTTTATTAGTTGTCTTTGA
- a CDS encoding thioredoxin family protein, with translation MKNLFILFFALSIINLSAQDKKFIQWKNLSEGDSLQVHGDNRLLFVDIFTDWCGPCKFLDKYTFQNQEVASYINENFIPVKFNAESKESITFKGNTFDYITNGQAGIQSWAYYALGGNLRYPSMVLINERGETVSVISGFMQPEEFLNTIKNVKSQLDKNLVKDN, from the coding sequence ATGAAAAATCTGTTTATTTTATTTTTTGCCTTATCGATTATAAACTTATCTGCTCAAGATAAAAAATTTATTCAGTGGAAAAATTTGTCAGAAGGTGACAGCCTTCAAGTGCATGGAGATAATAGGTTGTTGTTTGTAGATATTTTTACTGACTGGTGCGGTCCTTGTAAATTTTTAGATAAGTATACATTCCAAAATCAGGAAGTAGCCTCTTATATTAATGAGAATTTTATCCCGGTTAAATTTAATGCAGAATCTAAAGAATCCATAACTTTTAAAGGAAATACGTTCGATTACATTACAAACGGACAAGCCGGAATACAATCTTGGGCTTATTATGCATTAGGGGGTAATTTAAGATATCCTTCCATGGTATTAATAAATGAAAGAGGAGAAACAGTTTCAGTAATTTCAGGATTTATGCAGCCCGAAGAGTTCTTGAATACTATAAAAAATGTAAAATCTCAATTAGACAAAAATTTAGTCAAAGACAACTAA
- a CDS encoding TonB-dependent receptor translates to MKKRDWFYLLVIALFSLSLQGQIKKDSLIELKEIIVSGNAPITKERITSKQLEAKNLGQDIPYLLKNNLSVVSTSDAGAGVGYTSLRIRGSDQTRINVTLNGVPINNAESQGPFWVNMPDIASSLSNLTIQRGVGTSTEGTGSFGASINAKTQTPSKTPYFQSDQSVGSLKTHKHTFGLGTGKFFNETLSLDTKVSFIKSDGYIDRAFSDLFSYYVHGLYEKNKTSIGLMTFGGQEKTYQAWNGVNEEMMKKRRTFNSCGAIYDQDGNIIRYYTNETDNYNQDHYHLYFKQRFTNSWVLNSTLFYTRGKGYYEEYKQDSKLSNYKLKDLIIGNETISRSDLIRRQWLDNNFYGILNRVTGTINNWNLEIGMGANTYKGYHYGNVIWAQYFSNGLKDHEYYRNKADKDEYSGFFKAIVTLTSNLDLFGDIQYRSIQYKGHDLPGGESVYKNGGPIKFDKNYNFINPKIGTSYKIVKGSIYVTYGLAQREPSRNDILENKNVKAELLHNVELGIQQNFREFSYSANWYGMYYINQLVLSGKINDVGSFIRENSGKSYRTGIELSAAYQFSTQFSLSANSTLSINKNINFKKETDSDIKKLGNTTIAFSPSYIGNVIAEWKPIKNLNCKWMNQYVSSQYLTNEEPKNGKLDSYFISDMIFEFSPSLFSMKSFNLKLALNNIFNTKYENNGYYYDNTPIYYPQAGFNFLTGISFKF, encoded by the coding sequence ATGAAAAAAAGGGATTGGTTTTATTTATTAGTTATCGCTCTTTTTAGTTTAAGCCTACAAGGACAGATTAAGAAAGATTCTTTAATTGAATTGAAAGAAATTATTGTTTCAGGCAATGCTCCCATTACTAAAGAACGTATTACCTCAAAACAACTGGAAGCCAAAAATTTAGGCCAAGATATCCCCTACTTGTTAAAAAATAATCTTTCGGTAGTTTCCACTTCAGATGCTGGAGCGGGAGTGGGTTATACCAGTTTAAGAATAAGAGGCAGTGACCAAACACGAATAAATGTTACTTTAAATGGAGTCCCTATCAACAATGCAGAATCTCAAGGTCCTTTTTGGGTAAATATGCCCGATATTGCCTCTTCATTATCTAACCTTACCATACAACGGGGAGTAGGTACGTCAACGGAAGGAACGGGATCTTTCGGTGCTAGTATTAATGCTAAAACTCAAACACCGTCTAAAACTCCTTATTTCCAATCAGATCAATCTGTGGGTTCGCTTAAAACTCATAAGCACACTTTTGGACTTGGTACGGGCAAATTTTTTAATGAGACACTTTCTTTAGATACCAAAGTATCTTTTATAAAGTCTGATGGATATATAGACCGTGCGTTTTCTGATCTTTTCTCTTATTATGTCCACGGTCTATACGAAAAAAATAAGACATCTATCGGGTTAATGACATTTGGCGGACAAGAAAAAACCTATCAAGCTTGGAATGGTGTTAATGAAGAAATGATGAAGAAAAGAAGAACTTTTAATTCATGCGGAGCCATTTATGATCAAGATGGAAATATTATCCGATATTATACTAATGAAACCGATAATTATAATCAAGATCATTATCATTTATATTTTAAACAAAGGTTTACTAATTCTTGGGTATTAAATTCCACGCTTTTTTATACTCGTGGTAAAGGATATTATGAAGAGTATAAACAAGATTCCAAATTATCCAACTATAAATTAAAGGATCTTATAATAGGTAATGAAACCATTTCGCGTTCAGATTTGATTCGAAGACAATGGCTGGATAATAATTTTTACGGAATATTAAATCGTGTAACCGGAACGATTAATAATTGGAATCTTGAAATTGGAATGGGTGCAAATACATATAAAGGATATCATTACGGAAATGTTATTTGGGCTCAATATTTTTCAAATGGCTTGAAAGATCATGAATATTACAGAAATAAAGCCGATAAAGACGAATATTCAGGCTTTTTTAAAGCAATAGTAACTCTTACATCCAACTTAGACTTATTTGGAGATATTCAATATCGATCCATACAATATAAAGGTCATGACCTCCCGGGTGGAGAAAGTGTTTATAAGAATGGTGGACCTATAAAATTTGATAAAAACTATAATTTTATTAATCCCAAAATAGGAACATCGTATAAAATTGTTAAAGGTTCTATCTATGTCACCTATGGATTAGCTCAACGAGAACCCAGCCGAAACGATATATTGGAAAACAAAAATGTAAAAGCAGAACTTCTTCATAATGTGGAGTTAGGAATCCAACAAAATTTCCGTGAATTTTCATATTCTGCAAACTGGTACGGAATGTATTATATTAACCAATTAGTATTAAGCGGTAAAATAAATGATGTAGGAAGTTTTATACGAGAAAACAGCGGTAAAAGTTATCGAACCGGAATTGAACTTTCGGCAGCCTATCAATTTTCAACTCAATTTTCACTTTCTGCTAATTCAACCTTAAGCATTAATAAAAATATAAATTTTAAAAAGGAAACTGATTCAGATATAAAAAAACTAGGAAATACCACGATCGCTTTCTCTCCCTCGTATATTGGAAATGTTATAGCAGAATGGAAGCCTATAAAAAATTTAAATTGCAAATGGATGAACCAATACGTTAGCAGTCAATATCTTACCAACGAAGAGCCTAAAAATGGAAAATTGGACAGTTATTTTATTTCTGACATGATATTTGAATTTTCTCCATCACTTTTTTCAATGAAATCTTTTAATTTGAAACTTGCCTTAAATAATATTTTCAATACTAAATATGAAAACAACGGATATTATTATGATAATACTCCTATTTATTATCCTCAAGCCGGATTTAATTTTTTAACAGGCATCAGCTTTAAATTCTAA